The nucleotide window GCATAAGCTTAGATCATAGAATCAGCCTACGTTGGAGGTGCTGAATATTAATTCCTTATTGTACCAACACTGTGGCATAACCCTAACATTGTAAACACAGAGAACAAATCTTGTATgattgcccaaaaaaaaaaaaatttcagctCGTGTTTGAGCTCCTGAAGATTTACAAAAACATTTGCATCTAGTAGAACACAAAATTATCATGAACCAGTTGCTTTTAATCTCATATATGTAATAATGcatattttgaaattcttaAATACAGCACAGAtaaatcttttatttatttttaaaaacagtgATCTGAATTGCTGCCATAAACAGTGACAATATCTGTCAATAATGTATGGCTAGAACTGCTGCTTTGATATAATAAACGAGTGAAAGTACCTTCACATTTGTGTGGCCGGTAAATGATAGAACTGGAGTGTCAATGACCCGAGATGTGCACGTTGACAAATCCCAAAGCTTCAGAGTATTGTCAGTGGACGCAGAAACAAGATTCGTCGTATCTACAAACTTAACATAACTCACGGTTTTGCTGTGGCCGACCAATGTGCACAGAGGAATCTTTGAATTACGAAGATCATAGTAATAAATTTTATGATCCGCTGAACCAAATGCAAGGGAACGACCAGAGTCCAAAGGAAACTGTACACAGCAGACATTGgcctttgtttttattgtaCCAATACTTGCTCCCTGCAGAAGAAATCCACATAAGAGAATCAACTTATCACACATCCAGAATTAGATATACACAGCATGCAAATAGATGACTGCAGTACGTTTAGTTTCAAAGCTGACATCCACCAAGTGCAAAAATAGAATTGCCTGATTGATACTCCATAGCTTAACAGAACCATCATCACTCCCGCTGGCCAACATTGTTGGATCTGCTGATGAAAAGTCAATGGACCATACACGCCTCTCATGCTCTTTCATCTCCATAAGTACTTGACTTCTTATAACATCCCATACCTGAAGATGTTAAGCAATTAGTTAAAACAAACTAATATATGGCAGATATGTGAATCATGAGTAAGGCTTGACTCACCTGTACCACACCTTCAAAGTTGCTTGAAGCAATCTGGCTCTTGATGTAACTATTCCAACATATACTGCTTAGCTTTGACCTGCTGGCCATTTCAACCACAGGATAGTGGATATCACGATCCTCAGTTATGATTGTGTCACATTCAaatactttaattttcttattaaCACCAGCTGTAGCAAAAAATTCTCCATCGCGATCAAAGCTAATTGAGCATACTAGATTTGAAGAATTTAAAAGATCCCCTTGCTTCAAATCCGCCCTCACTTTTAATTTCGAGAAAGATAGGTACTTGCACAAACCCTCAAGGAATGGATCTATCCAACCACTTCGTCTACCTTCACTGTGCTGTTCTTTTGATGGCAAATTATTGACAGAACTTCTTTCAGTTACAACAACAGAACCTCTACCATCACTACTTATTGGTGAATGTCTAGTCACGGGTTTGGCTGACTGCTTTACTGACCTGCATCTTGTCAAAAAATATGCTGCTTCTAGCTTTTTAAAGTTCTTCATCAATCTAGAACTTTTCAAAAGTGTACTTTCTTGATTTTCGGTATCTGACTTCTGACCATCCAAATTATCATCACATTCCTCTATGTTGTGAAGCCGGATGCCTGGTCTGGATCGTTTTCTGGACCCACTAgcagaatcatcatcatcattaatATTCATAGATGGGAAACTTGAGGTTGACTGATCTTCCTTCACCAGTTCTGGGCCTGAACTACCTTTTTTCTTAGATATTATTCGGTGCTTCATAACTTCTTCAATATCAGAACAAAGAACAGAAAGAGTATTTTGTAACTTATCTGCAGCATCCTGTTTCCTTTGTTGTATAAGCAACAGGAATTCCAGCAACAATTCCTGCTCCTCTATTTTATCTCTAAGCTCTATTGCTGCTTCACGTTCTTCTAAATCATCTCTTGGTTCATTAAGGAATTCACTTTGTTGCAACTCACTGAAACACATAGCAAAGAAAACTTAGTTAATGGCCACGTTGGAGCTATACTGCATATTAGAAATAAacaggggagagagagagagagagagagagagattataaGACAGCACATGCTTCTTAtctattaaaattattttcacaagtCAATGAAAGAGGACTAGATGCAGAATTAAGGGAGAGATACAAGGGGATTTATGAAATGCAACACCAAAGTATCAAGGCAATGTAAAATGGAATCTTGTACTTAGAACTACTTCCTGAAATCGAAACCAAAGGATCAAACTTAATCAATTACAAAAACAAGTAATGCAGTTTAAACATCCACCAAATGCAATTACCACATGAAGCTTGTGGCACCAAAATCCAATTACATCATATCAGATAAACCTGCATATGCAAGGCAGTTCCTAACTAGATATCATATATGCCAAGAAAACACTTAAcatcaaatcaatcaaagaaCTTGTCAATGCAATTAAAAAATGTAGTTCCACTTATCAAGCAACACTAATTTAATGGCTTGTTCTCATATTTGCTTCTAATCTAATggctttaaaaaaagaaagatcaaagGTATTTCGTAAGAAGTAATCACCCCATTTTAGGCCGACTATTTGGCTCAGGGTGCAGTAGCCATAAGCAAAACGAAGCTTCTTTTGGCCATTTCAGCAGCAATTGAGGAGGAAGAACTCGATGTCTCAGACTAGACATGGTGctgcttttttcttctcttgagcTGAATGGGCAGAATAACTGGTCACAGGCACCATAATGTTAgactacaaaaacaaaaaaaacaaaagaactctACACAAAATCAACTTTTAACATCATATAAAATGATTAATCGAAAGCATCTGAAgatcttattttaatttatactaCAGATAAAACAATTGAACGCTTTTAATCACAAACCTCAAAAAGAAGAACTCCTAATCGGTAAATGTCTGAAGCACACAAACTTAGACCACCAGAAACCTCTTCGGGACTAGTGTACCAACTGCTCTCCATAAGCAATATCTGCTTCATTGGAAATGGTTGTCTCTTATCTTCTAGTTCAGCATTCCTGTCTCTGAttctattttcttcactctCTTGTACCAACGATTCACGTGCTGCATAGATTGAACTTGACTGCATGCAACTTGTTTCTGACAAGGTAGTTGTTAAAGTTCTCATCGATTGAAAATTTAGTCTTCCTAAGTTGCATTGTTGTTGATTCAAATCACCATGCAAAGGAGAGGGAAAATCCTTAATTTCCGCAGTTGGGCTGTCCTCGGGAGAATCAGTGCCAGAATCTGAACAAGATGCAGACTCAATAAAGGAGACATGGTTGAAAGATGACATAACAAAACAGGAAGGCCGCACATTATGAACAACAATTCCTTGGGAGTGCGCTACATTAACAATTTCCACTATTTGCCTAAATATGTGCACGCATTCAAATACATCAACAGATCGATCCGGTTTATCCAACCATTGCCTCAAGCTAACATCACCCCATTCAATAGCTCGGACAAAAGGATCAACTGCCCCCTCATCCTCACAAACCCCTGATAATCCACCTTGGTTTTTAAGGTCATCAGTGTGTGCCACCACAACCCTATCTCTCTCCTTTCTTAAATCAGAATCCTGTGATGCATCACCCGATAAGCCAAATCTTCCGGCATGAACAATCCTGAGATTCCGGTTTGAGACTCCGGAAGTATTCAATCCTCTAGAACTATCAGAATTCTGCCAAGCAGACTCAGATGAGCCTTCCATTGTTATCCTCCTATAGCGGCATGAAAGCCAGAACACACACATCCAAGATATGGAGGAATTCTCCGACTTCTATTACAGTCTCTCACTTCCACCATTACCATCTTGAATCAGAAGCTCATTTCTGCGGCACAAACAGATAAGACCCACGAGCAAAGCATCTTAACTTCACAAACAAAGACAGATTTCCAGCTGGacacaataaaaaaagtaaCTTTATGAACCTTCACTATGCAAATTCCATCATGGAAAACAGATACAAGCATTCTACCACCAGCGCAATAAGAATGATCTGacaaaaagtataaaaaattcacaaaacccAATTCATATTCACAGTCACATATATGCAATTTCTAAGAATAAACAGTCTCAAGAACCATCACCAGCAAAAACCcatgaagaaaaagattttAACAAATGTTCAAAATATAGAGACAAGTCAAACACCCCACCAGCATGAATATTgcatgggagagagagagagttaccaGTACCGCCATGAAAAGGGTCTTCTGTTTCTGCTAGGCCAACCTGAAGAAACAGCAGAACTACTCAAATGAAGCTCTAGAGCCTTATAAATTCCCAATATTTTctcaacaagaaaacaaacaaaatctcCCCACAAAAAACACAGAccgtatgtatattataattttttatgaaaacaatatTTATAAGTCTCATTTTCCCATTCTGTGTATCCTTATTGGGTctatcaaaaaaattaatacttTATTGCTCTTTTTGGAGTCTGAGAGCGGAGAGAGGCCACTCTTTCAACTCTCAGCACTACCATCTTCTTTATCTTCCCGCTTTATTCCAAACTACCAACGTGGCACAACAAAGGCCTCTTGCTAGAATGAAACCGGAGGCCAAACAGTAAATTAGATAGAACCTGTGGGCCatgaatgaaaattaaaacgaTGTCtaggaaacaaaataaaaaaacattatcTGGTTATGTTACTCTTGTATGTATGAGATCTAAAAATGATCATCTGGGTTTTGCAacttttgtttaaattatttttaaccaaaaaacagactttaaaacaaaagtttgaatatgtgtaatttttttaaagtacaaGCGATGGTTTAAGTTATAGGAGAGGGAAATTTTTCACACGCACAAAATTATGTTGCAGTGGGAATTCAAACTTAAGACCTCTAATCTGTAAGTTAAAGCTCTATTCTACTAGACTAGACCCTGCTGACATGTGTAACCTTCTATAAATCATAAGAATTAAGTAAATTTGGTACTTCTATATATCACTTAGGTCATAAGCATTTAAGTTCATAGCTCGTCTTATATTAGTTTACGAGATATCTTTTTCAATATCACGTGATATGTTAAGGTGATGTTACGAATATACACAAATTATAAcacttttataaaaatttggaACGTTACATTAAAACTCATGCAACGACGTGCTGACTAAacgcaataaataatttatttcccAAAGAGGAAAGTCCTAGACTTTTCTAACAAGGTTCAAAAACCGAGTAACAAACTATTGGTTTGTGAATAAACTATTAATAGACAAACTGTTGATAAACTAGTGGTTTATATTAAACTATGATTGCTTTAATCTAATTGGTGTGGTTATAATTTCTTTAATCTAATTATTGGTGTGGTTCCTTCCAAAGCTAAAAGAAAGGGACAATATTAAAATAAGGAGGAGAAGTGCCAAACGTATTAGGGTTAATGGACCTCTAAAAAGCCACATAATTTATAGGACAAAGTGGTTGGCCTCTTAATCTGAGGGTGCCATCTGCATCACAGATTCACCGACTACAAACTCACCTACCCctcaaaaggaagaaacacTATTATGCAATTGGAGGAATAacactttttgttatttttgattAATAACGTAATTATATGtgagttaatttttttatgtgtcattgtgttattaaCCGGGAATAGCAAAACAGTATTATTCCCattatatgaaatttttttttgctcaaAAGGAACTCTCATATCTTTCAAATGTACAAAACCTAAATCACCCAAAAACTAAACAAGACTTAACCCAAACACAAACTAAAATAATATACCAACACACCTAACTCTTAAATACAGACTCAAACTATCAGTCATAACAAGTACAACTAACTAAATATTGTCATGGCTTCAATAAATAATTCTTTGTCATGGCTTCAATAAATATTTGGGTACGTGTCTTTATGCTTGATGatgctttctttcttcttctttttttgtttgctaaATGCTAGTTCCTTTTTTGCCTCTCTTATTGCAGTGCAGAAAATAGATTCATTGTAGAAGATATAGATTGTGTGGTGGTTAAGTAAACAGGTTGCCTCtcatcatttttgttttctaggCATGTTAGTTGTCATCATTTGAAACCCCTCTTTATGTTGGGATATTAAAGTATATATGCTTTCTGGACAAAGTTAAGTTGTGACAAAGTGTAAAAGCACCTGAATGAGAAATTCTTGTTTCTTGCATCTCTCATAATGGCATAttgtcatcttcttatgcTTGTATATGTTGAAACAATGGCCAGCTTTCACCATGCATTGTAGATTAATTACTTGGTGTAAAAATAGAGGAAAATGTTTACTTTTCATGTTATATATTATTGTCACACAAACTATAATTTCTTACTATTATTATgaaaccattttgaaaatgaactgcaaaataaatttggcacttcttggaaaatgaaaatgtcAATTATAAAACGATATTTTAAACTTctataatctataaaaaaaatgaaattcgaATTCAGACACAAAGAGACGAACACACTTCCTTAATAATTTGTCTCACACCTATATCTCCATTATTAAGAGATCATAAATTTTGTCCActctatactttttaaaagttccccaacatttaatatattttgtacACATCCATGCCCTCAAATTCTAGCTCCCTACAAGAAACAGATAATgtagcaaaagaaaagatatcTAGACACCTTTCAGGATTTGATTGGTATAAAAGTGTTAGTTTCTTCAATAAAGAATTTGATTAGTGCTCTGATTTGATAGTTCATCCATGCAATGGGTTATATGGTGTTTAAGTATCAGATTCCATTCCAACTTCCAACCTtcaaaaaacaattatattcTAACACCCACTCTTATAGAGATGATTAAAGTAACCACATTTGGGATTATCAAAATCACAGAccttttaaattaatttcctTTGGATAGCTTCTTGGATTCTTTTGAAGGAATAGTTATTTGGATCAGTAACTAGGTATGTTGTAgttaaagaaaacaattatatagTGCAGGCTAATAggagaaataaaaagaaaaccaattgatcaaacaattattgttttttttttttttttttttttttttggaagttgtTCTTTGCTCTGGACCACAGGGCTGTGGGCGCTACAGACTAGCAATTGGTTCTGATAATCAATTCATTTACTTATTGAAACATATTTGCATGATGCATCTGTCAGAAAGTTTTGGTGACGGATGTCACTTCACCTACAAAACATCATACaacaacataaataatttatgttgACGTAGTAGAttaaacaaaatcaataaaattataGTAAAATACTTATCTCTTGAGATatagaaattaatatttcATCTTAAGCTTGATTGGAATAAGAGTTTTAGGTTGAGGCGTGTAATTACTGCCCTCAAAGATAATGTCTTAGTGTAGTTAGGTCACTTGAATCGGGTGAATAACTTGAACCCTTCCCTTGCttaataaactaaaaattgaaagCACTAAAGATATACTTAAAAAAActgttttgaatattttgtaaGAAgtgtataaaaagaaaaagagaaatgattCGAAAAATGTGGAGAAGAGAAGTGAGGAAAAGTTGCTCCAATGTGGTTGGACATTAGAGAGAGAACAAGATAAAAGAGAGGGAGCTTTCCACATTATTTGATCGATTGGTGAATGAATTATATGTGATTGGACATATGTATGCCCTACAAGCCACATTCAAATGTCTGTTTGGTGGCCTTTGGGCCAAGTAACAAATGCTGCCCTCCAAATCACAAACATAAAATCACCAAGATATGCACAAGAGGAGCAGAGAAAGACAATCACTCAAATACCATGAACTGTGCATAAACAGAATGAAAACAAGATATAAACTAAAAAGTATATGAAATCTATGCTGACCAAGACACATGGAGATCCATGTCTCCATGAAGGCAGCTTAATTAGATAGGTCAATAGCCTTACTTTATTTCTAAAAGGTACAAATATTTCAATCCAAATTCATTGCTAGCTTCAATTACTGAAGCTCCAACTCAGAATTTTATGGTCTTCAATGAGTTGCCCAGTTGATGCAGTGAGCCCAACGTACATGTCATCAAGAAAAACATCAGAGAGATCAAGAGGAATCTGAATCAAAGGTCTCTCTGGCTTTTTCACATTTTCAGGAGCCAATGTTATGCTGAGCTGGTAGTTCCAGTACTCAATCCAAACTTGATAGTTGGCTCCATTGTTCAGCTTTACTTCCTTGAAAGACCAATTAGTGTTGTTACTGTCATCCTTTGTATTATCACCAAGCCAATACCCGGCTTTGTAGGAAACTAGAGAAGTAAGAGAATTGACATCAACACCAACATGGTTGTCATTAACATCattgaattcttgattttgaaaCACATCAAATTCGACACCAAAAGCATGGTTTCTGGGATCACCATCATTGGTACTGTTCAAGAAACCGAGATGTTGGGAAGAAGAGGCACCTTCGATGCCGGTAGAAGGAACGAAAATGAGGACAAATCCATGGCCAGGGAGAGAATCCTTGTATGGGGATATAGAAAAGGTGAAGGAGGATGTGAAAGGCAAGAGGTTCGAGGAGTTTGGATATCTTGTGTGTACCTTAGCATTGTAGAGAGCTCTACCAATGGAAAAGGTGGTATTTCTTGTAAGAGAAAGAACACCAGAATCTATGGTTGCATTTCCATAGAGCAAGATATCAGATGAATTGAAACCAGTGAAGGAGAAATCAACTGCAAAAGTaaattgaaggagaaagagTTTGGTCAGGAACAGCACAAGTAATTGAAAAGACTGCATTGTTTAGAACTCTAGGTCTCCAGTAGAAGCAGCAAACCTACTTGTGTCTTCTGCATCAGCATCCAGCAGTTGAATATATAGCAATTGACTTGCCTTCTAGAAGCAGCAAAAATATTCCAAAATTAACATTTCCAAATTTGAATTGTCAACATTTGTGTGTTTCTAGCGGCGTGATTTCTCCCTTTCCTTTgtcagaaaaataaacaaaaaaacagacaTCCCAACTTAAATTTTTCAATGCCAAATTGCCAATGATAAGAAgtcaacacaaccagataaaattttcaacctTATAGTGCCCGTCTCCCTAACTCAATTAAGGCAAGACCTAGTCTTAGGGTAATATTCAGGgtcttctttgttttcaagataaaatattatttaaaattaaagggtTAGGAAATGCTGCACTAACTTTTACTGATGCATACCGAATTAGTCAAGCTGTAAGAAAATTGGAAGTCATAATTACATGAGAAATGAGAATTTAGAAATGTGAACTCCAAAAGACTAGACAGATTCCCACTAACCATTTTTCTCCAAAAATGAAATCAATAAAGGGGGAAGGTGGTTAATTACCAACCTGATCACTGAGAATAAGACAGATTGACAATCTGGACACAAGTATGAAGAATGCAATATCTTACTCTTTTCATTACAGAAGGCAATTTCATATTTCCCACATACTCCACAGCTTATGGCTTATAACAATTCCTCTACAATAATGGGCCATATATTAGTAGCAAGGGGGGAAAAAGATACAAGTAAGAGAGAGCGTGTGTTCTAAGCTATAAACTTAGTTGAAAATGGACACCAGCTATTCTTCCACAGGTGCCCCCCCtatacaaaaaaagaaaagcacccCACCCCACCAATGAATAACTCATATTTCACAAGAGAAAACCAGCAAATTATCTGCAGTGATTTTCCTGATGATGCTCTGCTTTCGGGTCTACTTAAACCGGCTCAACGACCAGaaacaaataatgaattgGTGGATATTTGGTTCCCTTCAGCTTGAAATTTTCTGACCTTTGCCTTCTCTAGGCGTGCTCGCCTAACAGCTTCTTGGACCTGGAGATCGTGGTCCTTCAGCATCTGATCCATGTTGCCAGAGGGGACAAGCAACGGACCTGAGTAGTGCATTTTGTGACCCTTTGATCCATAGCCAACCTGAAATAACCAGAAACAATAATGCTGCATCAGGCAATATGAAGAATgaatacaaaaaaaacaaaacacaaaccaaaaagaaaagctacTGAACCTCAAACAAATTACAACCCTTGGTACTTTACAGAAGTGAATTTTAAATCAAAGAATCCAATAAATGCGAAATTCCCCTTTACAACAATAAACTACTAATGTATATTTGTACACCAAAGATGTACATGTTCACTAGCAAACGTACATAATTTTGTGAAGGTAAATAGTACAGTCCTAGTCACAAGATGGATAAAGTGAAGCAATACTGCAGAAAAGTAATGAGGAAATCCATCATgtggattaaaaaaaacatgagtTCAACTACTCACAATAATTGGATCTTTGTTGCTTCTAACATCTTCTTTTTGACGAGAACCTACGACGGCCTGCTTTTGATCTTTTGGTAAAGGATCTGAGGCTTCCTTGAACGAACCTGGAAACCTGCCTATTACTTTTGGACCTTCCATTTGTGAAGAACTAGACCTTTTTCTGCGTTCTTCAGATAACATACTCCTCCTTGCTGCCACTAAACCTGACATTGTTGACAAGTCAGCTCCAGTTGAAACCTTTGGAGCATCATCTGGGTTCTTAGTAGACTTTGCCCATGCAGCACGGTGAGCCAATGGCCCTGAATGGGATGCTCTCTTATGGTTATGTCCATGATTTTCTACACTTAAATCTACAGCTTGTGATGGCCTCGGTGGATCAATTGGAAAGCCAGAAGCAACTTCTTCTGGATGAGGGTTAAACTTCTCACTCCGGCTCTTAGAATTGTCTTGCCTTTTCTGTAAAAATAAATCCTTCTGTTGAAATATATCCCATATGACGTAATTAAAGAAACAACATTGAATAGAGGCATAATAGTAGTCTTGTATAAACTATAAAAGGGCCCTCAATAAACAAATGAGTCCCGACACATGTACTTGATAGTAACATGCAATGTGGATCACCTAAAATTGTAAAcgaaaaaattatttcaataaTCTGAAAGTGTTAAAGCACAACATTCCATTGTTGTAGAAAATGAAAGTATGTAGTTAGCAAGACCATCGATGCTATGTGGATTTGATTGCATTGACAGAATACGCAAGGTAAGCTTGGGTATTTATAACTCAAGTGAACATTTGGGTTGACCATAAAAGCCCCTTTGAAGAGTAAAAGCCTTGAAATAACCCATGAATCTTAAAGAATAAATAGAAATGGAGAGGATATTATTCCCCAACAGCTTCCCTACAATAACAGCACATTGAATATGTCATCTGTATATTGCAAGCACATGTTAAAAGCAAAGAGGCAATCAGAACATATCACCATACATAACCAATTACAACATAAATCAATAGTGGAGATAAATGAGtgatttttagttaaaataaCATCAGGTTACCTGCATTGACAAGACTAATTCAGCATTGGCATCAGGTGCTGGTATGGCTCGAGACTCTCTTGTTCCTCTCCTTTCATGGTCAACCCTTTGGCCCTTCCCTGCTGCTCCTTGTCTATCAATGTGGGAAAAAGATCATTACTATATACACCACCCTCACTAAGCAGAGGTAAGAGTTGAAGTGGATAAAACTATAGTTATAAGACAAAAACTAATACTAAGCTCACTGCACTCGACACAAACTGAATCTGTAAAAAAGAGTAGAAAGAATTGAGCCAATAATCATCAGTGCGTGAGCACAACctctaaaaaaatacaaacctAATCCCATGAACGCAAACTCTTAAGTTCacacaaacaaatttttaaaaaaaacacttcaCAAATGAGACCATTGAATCATAACCATGTATCCTAAAATTGTATAACAACTATAACCCAACTAGCGAAAAACACAAATTTAGTTGTTTTTGGCTCACGATTCCACTCAAGCCTAACCATGCCATGTTACGTTTTGAGCACAGACGACCATTAAGTGTCAGTATTTTCCCTTTATTTAATGACAAGAACCAAACAACCTCTTTCTAGAAGCTCTTTGATAAAACCACATTAGCAAAACTTCACCCACAGGAACCATGCATCAAGTGTGCCTGGACTCACTGGAAGGCCTCATGGTGCATGAACCATTAGCTTTCATGCCACACATATAAGTGGTTTAAAACACACACGCG belongs to Prunus persica cultivar Lovell chromosome G4, Prunus_persica_NCBIv2, whole genome shotgun sequence and includes:
- the LOC18779266 gene encoding protein SPA1-RELATED 3, with the translated sequence MCVFWLSCRYRRITMEGSSESAWQNSDSSRGLNTSGVSNRNLRIVHAGRFGLSGDASQDSDLRKERDRVVVAHTDDLKNQGGLSGVCEDEGAVDPFVRAIEWGDVSLRQWLDKPDRSVDVFECVHIFRQIVEIVNVAHSQGIVVHNVRPSCFVMSSFNHVSFIESASCSDSGTDSPEDSPTAEIKDFPSPLHGDLNQQQCNLGRLNFQSMRTLTTTLSETSCMQSSSIYAARESLVQESEENRIRDRNAELEDKRQPFPMKQILLMESSWYTSPEEVSGGLSLCASDIYRLGVLLFELFCPFSSREEKSSTMSSLRHRVLPPQLLLKWPKEASFCLWLLHPEPNSRPKMGELQQSEFLNEPRDDLEEREAAIELRDKIEEQELLLEFLLLIQQRKQDAADKLQNTLSVLCSDIEEVMKHRIISKKKGSSGPELVKEDQSTSSFPSMNINDDDDSASGSRKRSRPGIRLHNIEECDDNLDGQKSDTENQESTLLKSSRLMKNFKKLEAAYFLTRCRSVKQSAKPVTRHSPISSDGRGSVVVTERSSVNNLPSKEQHSEGRRSGWIDPFLEGLCKYLSFSKLKVRADLKQGDLLNSSNLVCSISFDRDGEFFATAGVNKKIKVFECDTIITEDRDIHYPVVEMASRSKLSSICWNSYIKSQIASSNFEGVVQVWDVIRSQVLMEMKEHERRVWSIDFSSADPTMLASGSDDGSVKLWSINQGASIGTIKTKANVCCVQFPLDSGRSLAFGSADHKIYYYDLRNSKIPLCTLVGHSKTVSYVKFVDTTNLVSASTDNTLKLWDLSTCTSRVIDTPVLSFTGHTNVKNFVGLSISDGYIATGSETNEVFIYHKAFPMPTLSYKFQNTDPLSGHETDDAAQFISSVCWRGQSSTLIAANSTGNIKILEMV
- the LOC18780406 gene encoding L-type lectin-domain containing receptor kinase VII.1 — encoded protein: MQSFQLLVLFLTKLFLLQFTFAVDFSFTGFNSSDILLYGNATIDSGVLSLTRNTTFSIGRALYNAKVHTRYPNSSNLLPFTSSFTFSISPYKDSLPGHGFVLIFVPSTGIEGASSSQHLGFLNSTNDGDPRNHAFGVEFDVFQNQEFNDVNDNHVGVDVNSLTSLVSYKAGYWLGDNTKDDSNNTNWSFKEVKLNNGANYQVWIEYWNYQLSITLAPENVKKPERPLIQIPLDLSDVFLDDMYVGLTASTGQLIEDHKILSWSFSN